The Pyxidicoccus sp. MSG2 DNA segment GCGACGCGGGCGAGGGCCGGGCCTGTACCTTCATGGCCCACCAAGGCGTGGAGGAGGCGCGGCAGGTGGCGCTGCTCGGCCAGGCCTGCTCCGCGACCCGCCCGGATGCGCTCGCGTGCTACTCGCTCGGGAGCTGGTACCGGAGCCGCGAGCCCTCGGCCCCGGAGCGCGCGAAGGCCGCACCCCTGCTCGAGCAGGCCTGCAGCCTCGGAGTGCCCTCCGCCTGCCACGAGCTCGCGAAGCTGCTGCTCGAGTCGCCCGAGGGCGCCGGGCGGGCCGCGTCGCTCCTGGCGCGCGCGTGCGCGGCGGGCGAGGAGGCCGCGTGTGGCGAGGCCTTCCTCGAGCCCTGCCGCCGGGGAGAGGCGGTGGCGTGCCGCCGTCTCGGCGCGGTCCAGGTGAAGGACGAGGAGTCGATGAACAGTCGCACCCAGGTGCTCGAAGCGGCCTGCTCCCGCGACGTGGCCGAGGCGTGTGCCGCGCTGGCCCGGCAGGGACGCGGAGGGTGGGACCGCGCCTGCGAGCTGGGGGATGCGAGGGCCTGCATCGAGGCGGCGCGGAAGCTCCGCGTGGAGGGACCCAGAGCCTCGACGGAGTGGGAGCAGCCCGGCCTCGCGCTCCTCGAGAAGGGCTGTGCCTCCGAGCACCCGTCGCGGGCCGACGCCTGCGTGGAGCTCTCGGGCCTGCTCCTCGAGGGGGAACGGACCGCCGACCCGAAGCGCGCCGTGGAGTTGCTCACGCGCGGCTGCCAGGCGGGACACGCGCGCTCGTGCGAGGCGCTCGGAAGCGCCTGGTGGTCCGCCCGAGGTGTCGAGCGCGACCGGATGAAGGGGCTCGAGTACCTCGCACGGCACTGCGAGCTCCAGCCCGCCAGCTGCGATGACGCCCTCGTGGACTTCCGCACCCACTCCCAGTCGTGCGAGGAGGGCTCCGCGCGCGGGTGCTTCGAGCTGGGCCGGCTCCTCGATGCGCATGACGAGGTGCTGAAGGCGGAGGATTGGGCGGCGGTCAGCAAGGCCTTCCAGCGGGCGTGTGAGCTGGGCGAGGCCGAGGGGTGCATGGCGCTGGCCCAGGCCTCCGTCGAGGGGCGCGGGCAGGACCGCTCGCTGGCCGGCGTCATCCAGGCCCATGCGCGCGCGTGCAGGCTCGGCGACGTGGAGGGGTGCGCCGAGGAGAAGGCGCTCGCGACCATCCAGGCGGGGTGCGCGGCGAACACGCCCGCCGGGTGCCGGAAGCTCGCCGATTTCCTGCTCGACACGCCGGCGAGTCCCGCCGACCAGGAGCGCGGGCTGAAGCTCCTGGAGCGCTTCTGCCAACAGGGTGAGTCCCAGGCGTGCCTGCGCCTGGCGGAGTTGTTCGAGTCGGACACGCAGGGCTTCGAACCCGACCTCCACCGCTCCCTGGGATACAGGGACCAGGCTCTGAAGAAGGGCGCCGGGCCCTCCTTCAAGTCCATGCTGAAGGACCTGCAGGCCCGGCGCACCCGCTGTGACGCAGGGGATGCGGAGGCGTGCGGCACGCTGGCCGAGGACTACCTCAAGTCGTTGTTCTGGGTGAGCAATCCGGCCACGTCCACGTCTCCCGACTGGGCGCATGCGAAGGCGGTGCTCGAGAAGTCCTGCACCCCGGGCCGCGCGGAGTCCTGCCTGACGCTGGCCCGCGTGCTGCTCACCGGCGCGCGCTCTGTCCGCGAGCCCACCCGGGGCGTGGCGTTGCTGGAGGCCCACTGCACGCAGGCTCCGGGTGCCTGCGAGCCCATGCTCGAGGCGCTCACGCGTGGGGAGCTGCCCGGCGCCTCTCCCCAGCAGACGCTCGGTCTGTTGCGCAAGGCGTGCGACGCCGGAGGAGGCAAGGCCTGCTTCCTGCTCGGTACCGCCCAGGAGGAAGGGCGGCTCGGCCTGAAGCCAGACGCGCCCTCCGCGACGGAGTCGTTCCGGAAGGGCTGCGACGCGCGCGAGACCAGCGCCTGCGCGCGCGTGCGGTAGCAGCTCGCGCGCGGCGCACCGCTTCCAGCGGGACGCCGGTTACTTCACCGGGCTGCCCGTGGCGGCCTCGGCTTCCGGTGTCCCGCGCGCGTGTGTCCCAGCGCGCCGCGGGGCATGCGTGTCCGCGTACCCCGTCAGCTCCACGTAGCCACGGCCCGTGAGCGGCTTCCCTTCACGCGTGCCCTCCAGGCTCACGGCGCCTTCCCAATACAGCACGCTGACGGGCAGCTCCTGGTCCGCCAGCTTCGGCGTCACCGTGACATCCAGCCCCAACTTCTCCACACGCAGCCGCCAGCGTGACGGGTACTGGCCTCCGCTGCGCGGGCTCTTCCACGTGTCCAGCACTTCGATTCGCACGTCCTCGCGAGACACCCGTGCCGGCTCGCTCGACGCCGCGCCCGGCGGAGGCACCCACGTGCCCGAGCTGAACCGGTCCGACGTGCCGTCCTTGCGGCGGAGCTGGTAGTACATCAGCTCGCTGCCGTCGGAGAGCTGCAGCGAGAACCAGTCCCAGCCCACCTGGTCCGCGCCGAGCGCGCTGGTGCTCCACTCGCGGTCCATCCAGCTCTCGCCCTTCACCTCGTACGTCCGCCCGTCCACCCGCACCGTGCCCCGCGAGGGCATCCGCGTCATCGAGTAGTAGTAGGACGCGTTGCCCCGCTCCGGCCCCTTCTGGCTCAGGCCCCTGTCTCCCTGGAGCACCGGCGGCTTGCCCGGCTCCAGCAGCAGCTCCAGCGCGACTTCATCCGTCTCCGCGTGCAGTCGCACAGGCCACGTGGCCTCGCCCACGCTGGCGGCCTCCCAGTCTTCCAGCCACACCTTGAAGGGCTTTGCGCTCGCCCCGGCCAGTTCCAGCGCGGAGCGGCTGAAGCGCTCCGAGGCATGGAACCGCCCGCCCGCCACGTCCGAGACGGTGAAGTGCCCCAGGTACACCTGCCGCGCGCCCTGA contains these protein-coding regions:
- a CDS encoding tetratricopeptide repeat protein: MRLLHTLLLLLAVPACVTGRAARDFVNPCDGFDAAACARFVAAVRGADTAQLSVEQQVVRACLAGDVEACHLHANTLMRKDRTEHEEEARSGFMLASRLCEEGHAPACLSAGSSPLCDVAADCAALLGRACDAGEGRACTFMAHQGVEEARQVALLGQACSATRPDALACYSLGSWYRSREPSAPERAKAAPLLEQACSLGVPSACHELAKLLLESPEGAGRAASLLARACAAGEEAACGEAFLEPCRRGEAVACRRLGAVQVKDEESMNSRTQVLEAACSRDVAEACAALARQGRGGWDRACELGDARACIEAARKLRVEGPRASTEWEQPGLALLEKGCASEHPSRADACVELSGLLLEGERTADPKRAVELLTRGCQAGHARSCEALGSAWWSARGVERDRMKGLEYLARHCELQPASCDDALVDFRTHSQSCEEGSARGCFELGRLLDAHDEVLKAEDWAAVSKAFQRACELGEAEGCMALAQASVEGRGQDRSLAGVIQAHARACRLGDVEGCAEEKALATIQAGCAANTPAGCRKLADFLLDTPASPADQERGLKLLERFCQQGESQACLRLAELFESDTQGFEPDLHRSLGYRDQALKKGAGPSFKSMLKDLQARRTRCDAGDAEACGTLAEDYLKSLFWVSNPATSTSPDWAHAKAVLEKSCTPGRAESCLTLARVLLTGARSVREPTRGVALLEAHCTQAPGACEPMLEALTRGELPGASPQQTLGLLRKACDAGGGKACFLLGTAQEEGRLGLKPDAPSATESFRKGCDARETSACARVR